The following is a genomic window from Staphylococcus capitis subsp. capitis.
AATATGAGGTACAATAACAACATTGTCAAATTTTAATAGAGGATGATTCATATCAATGGGTTCTTGACGTAGAACATCAAGTCCACAACCTAAAATATCTTTATTCCGCAGCGCTTCGACCAAAGCAGTTTCATCAACAATTGCACCTCGACCAATATTAATAAATATGGCATCATTTTTCATCAATTTAAATGCATTTGATTCGAATTGATTCTCAGTTTGTGGCGTTAATGGTGCTGTACAAATAACGTAGTCACTTTCTTTTAATAAAATTTCAAATGAAACATATGTCGCATTTAATTCATTTTCAGCATCTTGATTCTGAGTACGATTATGATACAAAATACGAGTATTAAACCCTTTTAAACGACGCGCAAACGCTCTACCGATATCACCCATACCATATATACCAACTGTCGAATCGTGAACATCTTTACCAGAGAGTAGATAAGGCCCCCAACTCTGCCATTGACCTTCTTGCACATATCTTTCCGCTTCAACTATACGTCTAGCAACAGTTAACATAAGAGTAAAACCTAACTCAGCAGTTGTTTCAGTTAATATATCAGGTGTGTTAGTTACAGTTATGCCATTGTCATTCGCTTTTTGAACATCGATATTGTCATACCCTACAGCCATATTTGCAATGATTTTAAGCTTTGATGCTTCCTTTAAAACTTCTTCGTCTATGCTTTCACTTAAAGTAATAAAACAGGCAGTGGCGTCTTTAACTTCACTTAAGAATGCTTCTCTAGGCATTGGTGTTAATTCTTTATCCCACATGACAACATGGCCAATTTGTTCTAATTGTTCAATAAATTGATGCGAAATCTTTCGAGTAATTAGTATTTTTTTCATCCATTCACCCCAGTTTATCTTTACATTTTCCTTTATATAATGCTTACCATTGAAATTTATCACACGGCTTTAAGGGTTACTTTTCAAGTTCAGCGATAGCAACATTTAAATCTGCGAAAGAATATGTTGGTGGCACTTCTTTAGTTTGAATTTCTTCATAAGTAGTTACGCCTGTTTGAACGTGAATCGTATCAATGCCTACATTAATACCTGACATAATATCTGTATCATACAAGTCCCCAACCATTGCTACATCTTCTTTGTTTAAACCTAGTATGTCTAAAGCTTTATCCATAATAATCGTTTCAGGTTTACCGATAAATTGTGGTTGTACCCCAGTAGAGACACTGACCA
Proteins encoded in this region:
- a CDS encoding D-glycerate dehydrogenase; translation: MKKILITRKISHQFIEQLEQIGHVVMWDKELTPMPREAFLSEVKDATACFITLSESIDEEVLKEASKLKIIANMAVGYDNIDVQKANDNGITVTNTPDILTETTAELGFTLMLTVARRIVEAERYVQEGQWQSWGPYLLSGKDVHDSTVGIYGMGDIGRAFARRLKGFNTRILYHNRTQNQDAENELNATYVSFEILLKESDYVICTAPLTPQTENQFESNAFKLMKNDAIFINIGRGAIVDETALVEALRNKDILGCGLDVLRQEPIDMNHPLLKFDNVVIVPHIGSASRLTRDRMVQLCVNNIVAVLNKQLPITPVKVNN